The Glycine soja cultivar W05 chromosome 8, ASM419377v2, whole genome shotgun sequence genome has a window encoding:
- the LOC114423338 gene encoding protein JASON-like, translating into MGCFFACFRARDSSSATAPTATVPSSPSGKHKPTDVVVSRNQLSTLFLSEERENSVVRDDRKSFEVGSQKGDYEAKFLKAGDTLARTPLEKAHPVGQPFNPSTPVKCCEEGGKRTDSLEQTPSSCISNVLSTQCDTLDSTEGIRTGSLHSLDKNDKNTASVSPWPSTTYTRRNKSIGFECDSDLSSCDSSDYGGRHMKKTDSLNNESTYKPSPNPTPMKLSDEMQTPGTAYPSAKDLPNGKPRVKSQFVYPIYNPGHHFSQKKFEESESVEPSQVTTSTSEKELKKMSCENECKVEESLSSWLKPAAVILEERNKRMQTSYNQVRKTPADRPIIGMVAAHWNKDGDSQAPPPKWWDGNGIPNSTNKYKEDQKVNWHATSFEERLEKALSEETVISQRKDTCGKSIPFDENEESDTALSQLQSSTHPQSVVSF; encoded by the exons ATGGGATGCTTCTTCGCTTGCTTCAGAGCCCGCGACTCCTCCTCCGCCACCGCCCCCACAGCTACGGTGCCTTCTTCTCCTTCCGGCAAACACAAACCTACC GATGTTGTGGTCTCTCGAAATCAGTTATCCACTTTGTTTCTATCCGAag AGAGAGAAAACTCTGTTGTGCGTGATGATCGGAAGAGTTTTGAAGTGGGATCTCAGAAAGGTGACTATGAG GCCAAGTTTCTCAAAGCTGGTGATACCTTGGCAAGGACCCCCCTTGAGAAAGCCCACCCTGTTGGTCAACCTTTCAATCCCTCAACTCCTGTAAAATGTTGTGAGGAAGGGGGGAAGAGAACTGATTCCTTAGAGCAAACACCAAGCAG CTGTATCTCCAATGTGCTAAGTACTCAATGTGACACTCTTGATTCTACGGAAGGAATTAGGACAGGGAGTCTTCACAGTTTggataagaatgacaagaatacagcTTCTGTTTCACCTTGGCCATCAACCACATACACGAGGAGGAACAAGTCTATAGGTTTTGAATGTGACAGTGATTTATCGTCCTGTGACTCATCCGATTATGGTGGGCGACATATGAAAAAAACAGATTCACTAAATAATGAGAGTACATATAAACCATCGCCTAATCCTACCCCGATGAAGCTATCTGATGAGATGCAAACTCCTGGAACTGCTTACCCTTCAGCAAAAGACTTGCCAAATGGTAAGCCTCGAGTTAAGTCCCAGTTTGTGTATCCAATTTACAACCCTGGTCATCATTTCTCTCAGAAGAAATTTGAAGAGAGTGAATCAGTTGAGCCGTCTCAAGTTACAACTTCAACTTCTGAAAAAGAGTTAAAGAAAATGTCTTGTGAAAATGAATGTAAGGTAGAGGAAAGCTTGTCTTCCTGGTTGAAGCCTGCAGCTGTCATTCTGGAGGAGAGAAACAAGAGAATGCAGACCAGTTATAATCAGGTCCGCAAAACACCTGCTGATAGGCCTATCATTGGGATGGTTGCAGCTCACTGGAACAAGGATGGGGATTCTCAAGCTCCTCCTCCGAAGTGGTGGGATGGTAACGGCATACCAAATTCAACCAATAAGTATAAAGAA GATCAGAAAGTAAATTGGCATGCAACATCATTTGAAGAGAGGTTAGAGAAGGCATTATCTGAGGAGACTGTCATCTCTCAAAG GAAGGATACATGTGGCAAATCAATTCCTTTTGATGAGAACGAAGAAAGTGATACTGCTCTATCTCAGCTGCAATCTTCAACTCATCCACAGTCCGTGGTGTCATTTTGA